A genomic segment from Propioniciclava sp. MC1595 encodes:
- a CDS encoding PadR family transcriptional regulator — protein sequence MAEDRTAQIRRGVVELAVLELLAQGERYGSQVVDELASQPALALTAGTVYPLLSRLLKAGLIESTWQESPVGPPRKYYRLTGAGRAAHSAQHDAWVAVRDGLDALLKESR from the coding sequence ATGGCTGAAGATCGCACCGCACAGATCCGCCGGGGGGTCGTGGAACTCGCCGTGCTCGAGCTGCTCGCCCAGGGTGAACGCTACGGCTCGCAGGTCGTCGACGAGCTGGCCTCGCAGCCGGCCCTCGCGCTGACCGCGGGCACCGTCTACCCGCTGCTGTCCCGCCTGCTCAAGGCGGGGCTGATCGAGTCGACTTGGCAGGAGTCGCCGGTCGGCCCGCCCCGCAAGTACTACCGTCTGACCGGGGCCGGCCGGGCGGCCCACAGCGCGCAGCACGACGCGTGGGTCGCCGTCCGTGACGGCCTCGACGCACTGCTGAAGGAGTCCCGATGA
- a CDS encoding nucleotide sugar dehydrogenase, whose product MERTRITVVGLGYVGMASAVLLAQRHDVVALEIDPERAALVNDGRSPIEDPDISEFLGRGGLSLRATTDPAEAYAGAEFVIIATPTNYDPELDYFDTSTVESVIKAAGSNPDAVVVIKSTIPVGFTQRMREEHPGRRILFSPEFLREGRALYDNLHPSRIIVADPGPDAERFAGLLVEGSLDPDVPVLFTGASEAEAIKLFSNTYLALRVAYFNELDTYAVQHGLDTRQIVEGVGLDPRIGTHYNNPSFGYGGYCLPKDTQQLLANYRFVPQNLIRAVVDSNSTRKDFIAFDIIKRNPKVVGIHRLAMKAGSDNFRESSIQGIMKRIKAKGIPVVLYEPLLEVDEFFRSEVVKDLDEFKSRCDLIVANRMHPELADVADKVYTRDLYGHD is encoded by the coding sequence ATGGAACGCACCCGCATCACCGTCGTCGGGCTCGGTTACGTCGGCATGGCCTCGGCCGTGCTGCTCGCCCAGCGCCACGACGTCGTCGCCCTCGAGATCGACCCCGAGCGCGCCGCCCTGGTCAACGACGGCCGCTCCCCGATCGAGGACCCCGACATCTCCGAGTTCCTCGGACGCGGCGGGCTCAGCCTGCGCGCGACGACGGACCCGGCCGAGGCCTATGCGGGCGCGGAGTTCGTCATCATCGCCACCCCGACGAACTACGACCCCGAGCTGGACTACTTCGACACCTCCACCGTCGAGTCGGTGATCAAGGCCGCCGGGTCCAACCCCGATGCCGTCGTCGTCATCAAGTCCACGATCCCGGTGGGCTTCACCCAGCGCATGCGGGAGGAGCACCCGGGCCGCCGCATCCTGTTCAGCCCCGAGTTCCTCCGCGAGGGCCGGGCGCTGTACGACAACCTGCACCCCAGCCGCATCATCGTCGCCGACCCGGGCCCGGACGCCGAGCGCTTCGCCGGCCTGCTGGTCGAGGGGTCGCTCGACCCGGACGTCCCCGTGCTCTTCACCGGGGCGTCCGAGGCCGAGGCCATCAAGCTGTTCTCCAACACCTACCTGGCCCTGCGCGTGGCCTACTTCAACGAGCTCGACACCTACGCCGTGCAGCACGGGCTCGACACCCGCCAGATCGTCGAGGGCGTCGGCCTCGACCCGCGCATCGGCACGCACTACAACAACCCGTCGTTCGGGTACGGCGGCTACTGCCTGCCCAAGGACACCCAACAGCTCCTGGCCAACTACCGGTTCGTGCCGCAGAACCTGATCCGCGCGGTGGTCGACTCGAACTCGACCCGCAAGGACTTCATCGCCTTCGACATCATCAAGCGCAACCCCAAGGTCGTCGGCATCCACCGCCTCGCGATGAAGGCGGGGTCGGACAACTTCCGGGAGTCCTCCATCCAGGGGATCATGAAGCGCATCAAGGCCAAGGGCATCCCCGTCGTGCTGTACGAGCCGCTGCTCGAGGTCGACGAGTTCTTCCGCTCCGAGGTCGTCAAGGACCTCGACGAGTTCAAGTCCCGCTGCGACCTGATCGTCGCCAACCGCATGCACCCCGAACTCGCCGACGTGGCCGACAAGGTCTACACGCGCGACCTCTACGGTCACGACTGA
- a CDS encoding GNAT family N-acetyltransferase, whose protein sequence is MDPRVAEIFPPLGVRVTCGPLELRGIGDTEMLALLDVVQDGIHDPARMPFFFPWTDAPASEMPLSYLQWWTRGLATWSREAWSLDLCALWEGEVVGVQGVATQDFLTFRYGETGSWLGRRFQGRGIGTAARQALCALLFDHLDFEFITSAAFTDNPASLRVSEKLGYRDNGISWSKPRGTRAVTRRLLLLPEDFVRGEPITVEGIEPLRRFIGLDA, encoded by the coding sequence ATGGACCCACGCGTCGCCGAGATCTTCCCCCCACTCGGGGTCCGCGTCACCTGCGGGCCCCTCGAGCTGCGCGGCATCGGCGACACCGAGATGCTCGCCCTGCTCGACGTCGTCCAGGACGGCATCCACGACCCCGCCCGAATGCCCTTCTTCTTCCCGTGGACCGACGCGCCGGCGTCCGAGATGCCCCTCAGCTACCTGCAGTGGTGGACGCGCGGCCTGGCCACGTGGTCGCGCGAGGCCTGGTCGCTCGACCTGTGCGCGCTCTGGGAGGGCGAGGTCGTGGGCGTGCAGGGCGTGGCGACACAGGACTTCCTGACCTTCCGCTACGGCGAGACCGGCTCGTGGCTCGGCCGGCGGTTCCAGGGGCGCGGCATCGGCACGGCGGCGCGGCAGGCGCTGTGCGCGCTGCTGTTCGACCACCTCGACTTCGAGTTCATCACCTCGGCTGCGTTCACCGACAACCCTGCGTCGCTGCGCGTCAGCGAGAAGCTCGGCTACCGCGACAACGGCATCAGCTGGTCCAAGCCGCGGGGCACGCGCGCGGTGACGCGCCGGCTGTTGCTCCTGCCCGAGGACTTCGTGCGCGGCGAGCCCATCACCGTCGAGGGCATCGAACCCCTGCGCCGGTTCATCGGCCTGGACGCCTGA
- a CDS encoding LysR substrate-binding domain-containing protein, with protein MTTLDLRKLRAFVYVAEERHFGRAAERLFVAQPALSQTIKALEAQIGVQLLDRSTRRVDLTPAGARLLERAHGILDAIDDAVAEARRIDAGEQGSLRLGFIGSASFGLMPALARAVGDALPLLQLDLTGDLLSPEVAARLADGSLDVGVLRPFDLAPGVSSRVLRSEPLVAALPTGHPAASGPVVLGDLADEPFISYQARASAMASALVAACRAAGFTPMIRTEVRETATLVAFVASGQGVALVPQGVAHLQIPGVEYVPLADEVTIDLIAAWRTDAPATVERVVDRLVELANPAGT; from the coding sequence GTGACCACCCTCGACCTGCGCAAGCTTCGCGCCTTCGTATACGTCGCGGAGGAGCGGCACTTCGGCCGGGCCGCCGAGCGGCTCTTCGTCGCCCAGCCCGCCCTGTCCCAGACGATCAAGGCGCTCGAGGCCCAGATCGGGGTGCAGCTGCTCGACCGTTCCACCCGGCGGGTGGACCTGACCCCGGCCGGCGCCCGGCTGCTCGAGCGGGCGCACGGCATCCTCGACGCGATCGATGACGCCGTGGCGGAGGCCCGCCGCATCGACGCCGGCGAGCAGGGCTCGCTGCGTCTGGGGTTCATCGGCTCGGCCAGTTTCGGTCTCATGCCGGCCCTCGCCCGAGCCGTCGGGGACGCGTTGCCGCTGCTCCAGCTGGACCTCACCGGCGACCTGCTCAGCCCCGAGGTCGCGGCACGCCTGGCCGACGGGTCGCTCGACGTGGGGGTCCTGAGGCCGTTCGACCTTGCGCCGGGCGTGAGCAGCAGGGTCCTCCGGTCGGAGCCACTGGTCGCCGCCCTGCCCACCGGTCACCCCGCAGCGTCCGGTCCGGTCGTCCTCGGCGACCTCGCCGACGAGCCCTTCATCAGTTATCAGGCCCGCGCGAGCGCGATGGCGTCCGCGCTGGTGGCCGCCTGCCGCGCCGCCGGGTTCACCCCCATGATCCGCACCGAGGTGCGCGAGACGGCGACTCTGGTCGCCTTCGTCGCCTCCGGTCAGGGCGTGGCCCTGGTGCCCCAGGGCGTGGCCCACCTCCAGATCCCCGGGGTGGAGTACGTCCCTCTGGCCGACGAGGTCACGATCGACCTCATCGCGGCCTGGCGGACGGATGCTCCGGCGACGGTCGAGCGCGTCGTCGACCGCCTCGTCGAGCTGGCCAACCCCGCCGGCACCTGA
- a CDS encoding cytochrome P450, giving the protein MSTTIPGPHPIAALGGIARRGFLAETGRLWRTHGDTFALRLGVGDMVVAVHPDSVRDVQLTQRRSFDKRASYDGVRRYLTGEGLIASTGELWKRQRKLMAPFFTPKGVLAYAQIILDDADRVVDRWAGLAASGQVVDMGEEMMELTASIILRALFSTAADADIVRLKGHVETMIGYTTRRMGPHLPDWLPTPSQRAYEHARDEVRGYIAGLIAERRASGTTPNDLLTRLMDARDDDGAPMSESLLRDESITMFFAGHETTARTMAAAWAALAANPRVAARLHAELDGVLGDRMPTVDDLRSLPYSLQVVKEVLRLWPAAPFYVRDAVAEATVNGFAVSEGTPVMLAPYWTHRHPDFWDDPEVFDPDRFSPEAEKGRHPQAYHPFATGERVCIGNHFSLLESHLLLAVLARRFAPRMAGAQPTWTMEGTLSPAGGLPMRIRERT; this is encoded by the coding sequence ATGAGCACCACGATTCCGGGACCGCACCCGATCGCGGCGCTGGGGGGCATCGCCCGACGGGGTTTCCTCGCCGAGACGGGTCGGCTCTGGCGCACCCACGGGGACACCTTCGCCCTCAGGCTGGGCGTCGGGGACATGGTGGTGGCCGTCCACCCCGACAGCGTCCGCGACGTGCAGCTGACGCAGCGGCGCAGCTTCGACAAGCGCGCCAGCTACGACGGCGTGCGGCGCTACCTCACCGGTGAGGGCCTCATCGCCAGCACCGGCGAGCTCTGGAAGCGCCAGCGCAAGCTCATGGCCCCGTTCTTCACGCCCAAGGGGGTGCTCGCCTACGCGCAGATCATCCTCGACGACGCCGACCGGGTCGTGGACCGCTGGGCCGGGCTCGCGGCGTCCGGCCAGGTCGTCGACATGGGCGAGGAGATGATGGAGCTGACCGCCTCGATCATCCTGCGCGCGCTGTTCAGCACGGCGGCGGACGCCGACATCGTGCGCCTGAAGGGCCACGTCGAGACGATGATCGGGTACACCACCCGGCGGATGGGCCCGCACCTGCCCGACTGGCTGCCGACCCCCTCCCAACGCGCCTACGAGCACGCCCGCGACGAGGTGCGCGGTTACATCGCCGGCCTCATCGCCGAGCGCCGGGCCAGCGGCACCACCCCGAACGACCTACTGACCAGGCTGATGGATGCCCGCGACGACGACGGCGCCCCCATGAGCGAGTCGCTGCTGCGCGACGAGTCGATCACGATGTTCTTCGCCGGCCACGAGACCACGGCGCGCACCATGGCGGCCGCCTGGGCGGCGCTCGCCGCGAACCCCCGCGTCGCCGCGCGGCTGCATGCTGAGCTCGACGGCGTCCTCGGCGACCGGATGCCCACCGTCGACGACCTGCGCTCCCTGCCGTACAGCCTCCAGGTGGTCAAGGAGGTGCTGCGGCTGTGGCCGGCCGCCCCCTTCTACGTGCGGGACGCCGTGGCCGAGGCCACCGTCAACGGCTTCGCCGTGTCCGAGGGCACGCCGGTCATGCTGGCGCCCTACTGGACCCACCGCCACCCCGACTTCTGGGACGACCCCGAGGTCTTCGACCCCGACCGGTTCAGCCCCGAGGCCGAGAAGGGGCGCCACCCGCAGGCCTACCACCCCTTCGCCACCGGCGAGCGGGTCTGCATCGGCAACCACTTCTCGCTGCTGGAGTCGCACCTGCTGCTCGCCGTGCTGGCCCGACGGTTCGCCCCGCGGATGGCCGGCGCCCAGCCGACGTGGACCATGGAGGGCACCCTCAGCCCGGCCGGCGGCCTGCCGATGCGGATCCGCGAACGCACCTAG
- a CDS encoding GntR family transcriptional regulator, whose product MLTVDPSLPTPPFEQVKEQLTELRATGALPASHRLPTVRHLAAELGLAPSTVARAYRELEASGVIETRGRHGSFITPTSPQTRTEGVRLAHDYVRRLRALGVADADAVRLVRDAIGGLPAT is encoded by the coding sequence ATGCTCACCGTTGACCCGTCCCTGCCCACGCCGCCGTTCGAGCAGGTCAAGGAGCAACTCACCGAGCTCCGCGCCACCGGCGCCCTCCCGGCCAGCCACCGCCTGCCGACCGTCCGCCACCTCGCCGCGGAGCTCGGTCTCGCCCCCTCCACCGTGGCCCGGGCCTACCGCGAGCTCGAGGCGTCCGGGGTCATCGAGACCCGCGGTAGGCACGGCTCCTTCATCACGCCCACGAGCCCCCAGACCCGGACCGAGGGCGTCCGACTGGCCCACGACTACGTGCGACGCCTGCGTGCGCTGGGGGTGGCCGATGCGGACGCCGTGCGCCTGGTCCGGGACGCGATCGGTGGGCTGCCGGCCACCTGA
- a CDS encoding glycerophosphodiester phosphodiesterase, protein MTSVWAHRGASGYAPENTLPAFELALEQGADGFELDVQLTRDDEVVVIHDETLERTTDGNGWVADHSLEDLRKLDASYGHEKYGGTRIPTLGEVFDLVRDTGTMVNVELKNSRMAYKGLEERVLAIVEAHGMAHRVVLSSFNHYSLRHLVGLGSALPLGALYSEPLWKPWQYAARLGATALHPSLAATRRKIVEKSHEHDLAVHVWTVNEPEDVQRMVGLGIDALITNYPDVARSLVG, encoded by the coding sequence ATGACGTCTGTGTGGGCCCACCGCGGCGCGAGCGGTTACGCACCCGAGAACACGCTGCCGGCGTTCGAGCTGGCCCTCGAGCAGGGGGCCGACGGGTTCGAACTCGACGTGCAGCTGACCCGCGACGACGAGGTGGTGGTGATCCACGACGAGACGCTCGAGCGCACCACCGACGGCAACGGGTGGGTCGCCGACCACAGCCTCGAGGACCTGCGGAAGCTCGACGCCAGCTACGGCCACGAGAAGTACGGGGGCACGCGGATCCCGACGCTGGGGGAGGTGTTCGACCTCGTCCGCGACACCGGGACAATGGTCAACGTCGAGCTCAAGAACTCGCGCATGGCCTACAAGGGGCTCGAGGAGCGGGTGCTGGCGATCGTGGAGGCCCACGGCATGGCCCACCGCGTGGTGCTCTCGTCGTTCAACCACTACTCGCTGCGGCACCTCGTCGGGCTCGGCAGCGCGCTGCCGCTGGGCGCCCTGTACTCCGAACCGCTGTGGAAGCCGTGGCAGTACGCCGCCCGCCTGGGGGCCACCGCCCTGCACCCGTCGCTGGCCGCGACCCGGCGCAAGATCGTCGAGAAGAGCCACGAGCACGACCTCGCCGTCCACGTGTGGACCGTCAACGAGCCCGAGGACGTCCAGCGGATGGTGGGCCTCGGCATCGACGCCCTGATCACCAACTACCCCGACGTGGCGCGTTCGCTGGTCGGGTGA
- a CDS encoding PIG-L family deacetylase yields the protein MTDLFDRSRVLFVHAHPDDETLATGGLIAELAARGVEVAVLTATRGEQGEVVDGPLAHLAGTPELTAHREGEVAAACATLGVRHHAFLGGPDARAAGLPPRRYTDSGMAWLDETETVAGPGDAAGPDSLTSADPAEVAADIAAYARAFGADAIVSYDAHGGYGHPDHVALHAPSRAAASEVGVPFREVASVADPDDALDTPQHLPLLQEALRHYASQLTVDGADVVHVGGQRQPILTRFTLRTP from the coding sequence ATGACCGACCTGTTCGACCGCTCGCGGGTGCTGTTCGTGCACGCCCACCCCGACGACGAGACCCTCGCCACGGGCGGGCTGATCGCCGAGCTCGCCGCCCGCGGCGTCGAGGTGGCCGTCCTGACCGCCACCCGCGGCGAGCAGGGCGAGGTCGTCGACGGCCCGCTGGCCCACCTCGCCGGGACGCCCGAGCTCACCGCCCACCGCGAGGGCGAGGTCGCCGCCGCCTGCGCCACGCTCGGTGTGCGGCACCACGCCTTCCTCGGCGGTCCGGACGCCCGCGCCGCCGGTCTGCCTCCCCGCCGCTACACCGACTCGGGGATGGCCTGGCTCGACGAGACCGAGACGGTCGCCGGCCCCGGGGACGCCGCGGGCCCCGACTCCCTGACCTCCGCGGACCCGGCCGAGGTGGCCGCCGACATCGCCGCGTACGCCCGCGCGTTCGGGGCCGACGCGATCGTCAGCTACGACGCCCACGGCGGGTACGGGCACCCCGACCACGTGGCCCTGCATGCGCCGAGCCGGGCGGCGGCGTCCGAGGTGGGCGTGCCGTTCCGGGAGGTGGCCTCGGTCGCCGACCCCGACGACGCGCTCGACACCCCGCAGCACCTGCCGCTGCTGCAGGAGGCCCTGCGCCACTACGCCAGCCAGCTCACCGTCGACGGCGCCGACGTCGTGCACGTGGGCGGTCAGCGCCAGCCGATCCTGACCCGGTTCACCCTGCGGACGCCGTGA
- a CDS encoding MFS transporter has translation MGIRSGLRSVLADTRPLRQPDFRRLWTANIITVIGAQLTVVAVPAQIYAITGSSGMVGLTGLFGLVPLVIFGLWGGALADHLDRRTLLEITTIGLVVTSGLFALQAFLRWDNVWVLLGLFALQQAFFAVNQPTRTAVLPKLLPVAQLPAANALNMTVFSAGAIAGPLVGGALIPVLGYAWLYLVDTITLFATLYAVYRLPRMPVDNPQGSPGLRAVWDGLVYLSAHKILLMSFVVDIIAMVFGMPRALFPQLAHEAFGGPAEGGLAFALLFAGIPAGAVLGGVLSGWVSRVRREGLAIMWAIAVWGVAMTVMGVAVWFAPLATGAMLGLAVAMLVVGGAADMSSAAFRQSLLLGATDDAVRGRLQGVFIVVVAGGPRIADILHGGAAEVVGPAVATAGGGVLVLVGIAVVALLYPRFHRFRLADR, from the coding sequence GTGGGAATCCGGTCCGGGCTGCGCAGCGTGCTCGCGGACACCCGACCCCTGCGCCAGCCCGACTTCCGGCGGCTGTGGACGGCGAACATCATCACGGTCATCGGCGCCCAGCTCACCGTGGTCGCGGTGCCGGCCCAGATCTACGCGATCACGGGCTCGTCCGGCATGGTCGGGCTGACCGGCCTGTTCGGTCTGGTCCCCCTGGTCATCTTCGGCCTGTGGGGCGGCGCCCTGGCCGACCACCTCGACCGGCGCACCCTGCTCGAGATCACCACGATCGGGCTGGTCGTCACGTCCGGACTGTTCGCGTTGCAGGCCTTCCTGCGCTGGGACAACGTCTGGGTGCTGCTGGGCCTGTTCGCCCTCCAGCAGGCGTTCTTCGCGGTCAACCAGCCCACCCGGACGGCGGTCCTGCCCAAGTTGTTGCCGGTGGCGCAGCTCCCGGCGGCGAACGCCCTGAACATGACCGTGTTCTCGGCCGGCGCGATCGCGGGCCCGCTCGTCGGTGGCGCGCTCATCCCGGTGCTGGGCTACGCGTGGCTGTACCTCGTCGACACGATCACCCTGTTCGCCACCCTGTACGCCGTCTACCGCCTCCCGCGAATGCCGGTCGACAACCCGCAGGGCAGCCCCGGGCTGCGCGCGGTCTGGGACGGCCTGGTCTACCTCAGCGCCCACAAGATCCTGCTGATGAGCTTCGTCGTCGACATCATCGCCATGGTGTTCGGCATGCCGCGCGCGCTGTTCCCGCAGCTGGCGCACGAGGCGTTCGGCGGACCCGCCGAGGGTGGGCTCGCCTTCGCGCTGCTGTTCGCGGGCATCCCGGCCGGCGCGGTGCTCGGGGGCGTGCTGAGCGGCTGGGTGTCGCGGGTGAGGCGCGAGGGGCTGGCGATCATGTGGGCCATCGCCGTGTGGGGCGTCGCGATGACCGTGATGGGGGTCGCGGTCTGGTTCGCCCCGCTCGCCACCGGGGCCATGCTCGGGCTGGCCGTCGCCATGCTTGTCGTGGGCGGCGCGGCCGACATGTCCTCGGCGGCCTTCCGGCAGTCGCTGCTGCTCGGCGCCACCGACGACGCCGTCCGCGGGCGCCTGCAGGGCGTGTTCATCGTCGTGGTCGCCGGTGGGCCCCGCATCGCCGACATCCTCCACGGCGGCGCGGCCGAGGTCGTCGGCCCGGCCGTGGCGACCGCGGGCGGGGGCGTCCTCGTGCTCGTGGGGATCGCGGTGGTCGCCCTGCTCTACCCCCGCTTCCACCGCTTCCGCCTGGCCGACCGCTGA
- a CDS encoding DUF1648 domain-containing protein: MITSLDQLTPDTRAAARAWLDASVAVVGHDLRDDVRDELTTALCEGLDAGSTPEDLAHLVTRLGPVTAEFADADPDGADSGDPRVGRWFGIPFDVRPPTAERIKDALWDPADPRLLRPRAFGAGWDLNFGAAAVKLGLIEPDAEDEPFANTPHEAFSVGALFPAAMAAAVVAHYAVRGRSLPDRLPNHWDAAGRPDGWVSKGTAAAWDIGLSLAAAGLGVAASASRTNGAGRAGRLAIAAGIAGGVAKLTVIRPMKGGWWVGPVLLGGVIAPPALTLLGLALAGRDAERRRDLGRA, from the coding sequence ATGATCACCTCGCTCGACCAGCTCACCCCCGACACCCGGGCGGCGGCCCGGGCCTGGCTCGACGCGTCCGTGGCCGTGGTGGGCCACGACCTGCGTGACGACGTCCGCGACGAGCTGACCACCGCGCTCTGCGAGGGCCTCGACGCCGGTTCCACGCCCGAGGACCTCGCCCACCTCGTGACCCGGCTGGGCCCGGTCACGGCGGAGTTCGCCGACGCCGACCCCGACGGGGCCGACTCCGGTGACCCGCGGGTGGGCCGCTGGTTCGGCATCCCGTTCGACGTGCGCCCGCCGACGGCGGAGCGGATCAAGGACGCCCTCTGGGACCCCGCCGACCCGCGCCTGCTCCGGCCGCGCGCGTTCGGCGCGGGGTGGGACCTCAACTTCGGCGCCGCCGCCGTGAAGCTCGGCCTGATCGAGCCCGACGCCGAGGACGAGCCCTTCGCCAACACCCCCCACGAGGCGTTCTCGGTCGGGGCGCTCTTCCCCGCGGCCATGGCCGCGGCGGTGGTCGCCCACTACGCGGTGCGCGGGCGCTCGCTGCCCGACCGGCTCCCCAACCACTGGGACGCCGCGGGCCGCCCCGACGGCTGGGTCAGCAAGGGCACCGCCGCCGCGTGGGACATCGGCTTGTCGCTGGCCGCAGCAGGGCTGGGGGTCGCGGCGTCGGCGTCCCGGACGAACGGGGCCGGCCGCGCCGGCCGCCTCGCCATCGCCGCCGGGATCGCCGGCGGGGTCGCGAAGCTGACCGTCATTCGCCCCATGAAGGGCGGCTGGTGGGTCGGCCCGGTGCTGCTCGGCGGCGTCATCGCGCCGCCGGCGCTCACGCTGCTCGGGCTCGCCCTGGCCGGCCGTGACGCCGAGCGCCGCCGCGACCTGGGCCGCGCCTGA
- a CDS encoding DUF885 domain-containing protein, with the protein MREATPIDAIAEEYTRAVVDLSPMTATSLGVPGRDHLLDDLSPAGTQAGVDLVRATLAKLDAATPVDATDEVTLAAMRDRLGLELESAEAGDHRRQLNNLASPLQALRDVFDLMPTDTAEQWANIAGRLGAIPAALDGHVETLREGIATRNTPAIRQVELGIAEATGLADAEASFFTAFAAGARPDGSAPDGGLADDLARGAASAREAYGRLAAFLRDELAPVARPEDAAGREFYQRMSRQFIGATIDLDETYEWGVEELARVTAEQEALAREIAGPGASVADAVAALDGDPARQLHGTDALKAWMQETSDAAIAALDGVHFDIPEPLHRLECMIAPTQNGAIYYTGPTDDFSRPGRMWWSVPQGVTGFTTWREKTTVYHEGVPGHHLQVGQAVHNAAELNWWRRQLCWLSGHGEGWALYAERLMEEFGFLTEPGDRFGMLDSQRLRATRVVLDLGVHLGKPAFDRYGGGTWDADKAWQLMKDNVNMDDGFLRFELNRYLGWPGQAPSYKVGQRIWEQIRADAAAAAQARGEEFSLKDFHTRALNLGSLPLDVLRDALVG; encoded by the coding sequence GTGAGAGAAGCCACACCGATCGACGCCATCGCCGAGGAGTACACCCGCGCGGTGGTCGACCTGAGCCCCATGACCGCGACCAGCCTGGGCGTCCCGGGGCGCGACCACCTGCTCGACGACCTCTCCCCCGCCGGCACGCAGGCCGGGGTCGACCTCGTCCGCGCCACGCTCGCGAAGCTGGACGCCGCGACCCCGGTCGACGCCACCGACGAGGTGACCCTGGCCGCGATGCGCGACCGGCTCGGCCTGGAGCTGGAGTCCGCCGAGGCCGGTGACCACCGCCGCCAGCTGAACAACCTCGCCTCGCCGCTGCAGGCGCTGCGCGACGTCTTCGACCTGATGCCGACCGACACCGCCGAGCAGTGGGCGAACATCGCCGGCCGTCTCGGCGCGATCCCCGCCGCGCTCGACGGCCACGTCGAGACCCTGCGCGAGGGCATCGCGACGCGCAACACCCCGGCCATCCGCCAGGTCGAGCTCGGCATCGCCGAGGCCACCGGTCTGGCCGACGCCGAGGCGTCCTTCTTCACGGCCTTCGCCGCGGGCGCGCGTCCCGACGGGTCGGCCCCCGACGGCGGCCTGGCCGACGACCTGGCCCGCGGTGCGGCGTCCGCGCGTGAGGCCTACGGGCGCCTGGCCGCCTTCCTGCGCGACGAGCTAGCCCCGGTCGCCCGCCCCGAGGACGCCGCCGGGCGCGAGTTCTACCAGCGCATGTCGCGGCAGTTCATCGGCGCCACCATCGACCTCGACGAGACCTACGAGTGGGGCGTCGAGGAGCTGGCCCGCGTGACCGCCGAGCAGGAGGCCCTGGCCCGCGAGATCGCCGGGCCCGGGGCGTCCGTCGCCGACGCCGTGGCCGCGCTCGACGGGGACCCGGCCCGCCAGCTGCACGGCACCGACGCCCTCAAGGCGTGGATGCAGGAGACCTCCGACGCCGCTATCGCGGCGCTGGACGGGGTGCACTTCGACATCCCCGAGCCGCTGCACCGGCTCGAGTGCATGATCGCCCCCACCCAGAACGGGGCGATCTACTACACCGGCCCCACCGACGACTTCAGCCGGCCCGGCCGGATGTGGTGGAGCGTCCCGCAGGGCGTGACCGGCTTCACCACGTGGCGGGAGAAGACGACCGTCTACCACGAGGGCGTCCCGGGCCACCACCTGCAGGTCGGCCAGGCCGTGCACAACGCCGCCGAGCTGAACTGGTGGCGGCGCCAGCTGTGCTGGCTGTCGGGCCACGGCGAGGGCTGGGCCCTCTACGCCGAGCGCCTGATGGAGGAGTTCGGGTTCCTCACCGAGCCCGGCGACCGCTTCGGCATGCTCGACTCGCAGCGCCTGCGCGCGACGCGCGTCGTGCTCGACCTGGGCGTGCACCTCGGGAAGCCCGCCTTCGACCGCTACGGCGGCGGCACCTGGGACGCCGACAAGGCGTGGCAGCTCATGAAGGACAACGTCAACATGGACGACGGGTTCCTGCGCTTCGAGCTGAACCGCTACCTCGGGTGGCCCGGCCAGGCGCCGAGCTACAAGGTGGGCCAGCGCATCTGGGAGCAGATCCGGGCGGACGCCGCGGCTGCGGCCCAGGCGCGCGGCGAGGAGTTCTCGCTCAAGGACTTCCACACCCGCGCGCTCAACCTGGGCTCGCTGCCGCTCGACGTGCTGCGGGACGCCCTGGTCGGCTGA